Within Candidatus Polarisedimenticolia bacterium, the genomic segment AACGAATGGTAAAATACGAGTCCATCTTCATTGTCGACCCCGGAGCCACCGACGACGAAGTCGGCGGGTGGGTGAAAGGGTTCGAGGAAGCCATCCAGGGTGCCGGCGGGACCGTCCGCAAGGTGGAGCGCTGGGGCAAGCGCCGCCTGGCCTACCGCGTCGGCCGCCATGAGGACGGGAACTACACGCTGCTGCAGATGGAATGCGCTCCGCCGACCGCCAAGGAGCTCGAGCGCCGCTACCGGATGAACGATCGC encodes:
- the rpsF gene encoding 30S ribosomal protein S6 — protein: MVKYESIFIVDPGATDDEVGGWVKGFEEAIQGAGGTVRKVERWGKRRLAYRVGRHEDGNYTLLQMECAPPTAKELERRYRMNDR